The stretch of DNA GAAAACCCACATGGAGCGCTCCTTTTCTGGTATTTGGAAGGAATAATTTGGGAATTACTGCTAGCCAGCCCGTCTACAACTCAACTGGTAAATTGATAGGAGTTTTAGGTACGCAGCTACTTGATAGTGAAACCCGTGACTTTCTAAATAGTTTAAAAATTGGTAAGTCTGGAAAGACATTTATCATGGAACGTTCGGGACTAATTGTGGCTTCTTCAACCTCGGAAAAGCCATTTTTAGTTAGTAAAGATGGTAAGGTCGATCGGATGAAAGCGACTGAAAGTAGCGTACCTTTGATTCGGGTTTCCTCCCAATATTTAATAGATAATTTTGGCTTGAGTAAAATTAATACTAACCAACAACTCACATTTAACTTAGGCGGCAAACAGCAATTTCTACAGGTAACACCATTTAAAGACGGTCGGGGTATTGACTGGTTAATTGTAGTCGCAGTCCCCGAAGCCGACTTCATGGATCAAATTAATGCTAACACCCGCACTACTATTTTCCTGTGCTTTTTAGCATTACTTATGGCTGCAACTATCGGGATTTTTACCTCTGGCTGGATAGCAGAGCCCATTCTGCGTTTGAGGAATGCCAGCCAAGCTATAGCAAGTGGGAAATTAAATCAAAAAGTAGAGATTGAAGGGATTGGGGAATTAGATATTTTAGCTGAGTCATTCAACCTAATGGCACAGCAATTACAAGAGTCTTTTACTGCTCTAGAAAACACGAACGAAGAGTTAGAACAGCGAGTTAATGAACGGACGGCTGCACTGCGAGAAAGCGAAGCACTGCTCAACCAAACCCAGCGGATAGCAAAAGTGGGTGGCTGGGAAATGAATTTAGAGACTCAAGAATTGACTTGGACAGAGGAAGTTTACCACATCTACGAAGTTGATTTAGATTTCCAGTTAACTCCTGAAAGCGTAATGGCTTTCTATCCATCGGAGTCCATAGAGATTTTGGAAAAAGCTAGTTTGCAAGCGATGGCAAATAAAGAGCCTTTTGATGTAGAGTTGCAGTTCGTCACCGCAATAAAAAATCAGCGGTGGGTTCACGTTCTCGGTCAACCTCACTACAAAAATGATATTCCTTTCAAATTGAAAGGAACTTTTCAAGACATTACAGACCGCAAAAATGCAGAAGTTACACTGCAAGAAGCTAAACTAGCCGCTGATGCTGCCAATCAAGCTAAAAGCGAATTTCTTGCTAATATGAGCCACGAACTACGAACCCCTCTCAATGGCATTTTAGGTTATGCTCAAATCCTCCAGCGAGATAGTAGTTTAACTCCAAAGCAACTTGCAGAAATTAACATCATTTACAAGTGTGGTTCGCACTTGCTTACTCTGATTAATGATATTTTAGACCTCTCCAAAATTGAAGCTAGAAAAATGGAACTGTATCCCAGCAGTTTCTATTTTCTAGGATTTCTTCAAGTGGTCAGTGAAATCTGCCGCATTAAAGCCGAACAAAAAGGCATTTCTTTTATTTGCAACTTTGACGCTGCACTCCCTTATGTTGTTGAAGCTGATGAAAAACGTTTGCGGCAAGTGCTGGTAAATCTCCTGGGGAACGCTGTCAAATTTACAGATGCAGGTGCAGTCACCTTTAAAGTTGCAGTCGTAGACTTAATATCTGTGGAATCAACCACAAGTACCCTCACAAATATTAATACAATTCGCTTTCAAATAGAAGATACTGGTGTGGGAATGACTAGCGAACAAATGCAGAAAATATTTCAGCCGTTTGAACAGGTAGGTGATACTCGCCGCATGGTAGAAGGAACTGGTTTAGGATTAGCAATTAGTTTAAAAATTATTGAAATGATGGGGAGTAGCATTAAAGTCGCCAGTAAGTCCCAAGCTGGTAGTCAATTCTGGTTTGATTTAGCTTTACCTTCTAGTGGGGAAGCAGAGACTTTACTAACAACAGAGCCCACACAAACAATACTGGGCTTTACAGGCGACAAGCGCAAAATTTTAATAGTAGACGATCGCTGGGAAAATCGCTCTGTCATTGTTAATTTACTCAAGCCAATTGGCTTTATAGTTGCCGAAGCTGCTAATGGCCTTGAAGGTTTAGATCGAGTTCGCGAGTTAAGCCCAGATGTAATAATCACGGATTTGGTGATGCCAAAAATGGATGGTTTCCAATTAGTGCGGCGCTTGCGCGAATCCCCTGAATTTAGAGAGATCGTAGTAATTGTTTCTTCAGCTTCAGTATTTGAAACTGACCAATACAATAGTTTGGATGCTGGAGCTGATGCTTTTCTGCCTAAACCTGTACAAATTTCTGATTTGTTTGGATTGTTGGAGCAGTTTTTAGGGATATCCTGGCTGTACAGAGATTCAGTTGAATTGCCCTCTCCTACTGCCAAAACTATTAAAGAAAATTTGGCTCTATCACCAACGGTGATTATCGTTCCTCCACCCTCAGAAAAAATTGATATTTTGTACGATTTAATCATGAAAGGCAATTTAAAAGAGATTTTAAAACAAGCCGAGAATTTAAAAGCTTTGGACGCAAATTTTATTCCCTTTGCCGATCGGTTGTGCGAATTTGCTAAAAAGTTTCAAGAAAAACAGTTAAAGTCTTTTATTAGTCAATACACGCAAAAGGATTAATTAAATTTGTTAACTGTTAACTGTTAACCGTCTACTTAACATTTGAGAGGGATCTCGATCGCAAACTCCGAACCTTGTCCCAATACCGAATTACACCGCAACTTACCTCCGTGTTTCTCTACTACAATTTGGTAACTAATAGATAAGCCCAAACCTGTACCTTTACCGACTGGTTTAGTAGTAAAAAATGGGTCAAATAAGCGGTGGCTTACTTCCTCAGTCATCCCCTGACCGTTATCGGCAATACGGATGCTAATTACACTTTCTTCTACCAACTCTGTGCGAATCAAAATCATCGGCCCGCCTCTTACTGCAAAAGAAGATAAGCCTGATTCATCAAAATACGATCTGCATTCTTTTTGCCGATAAAATTCTTCCAAAGCATCAATAGCATTACTCAGAAGGTTCATAAATACCTGATTTAGCTGTCCGGCATAGCATTCTACTTTAGGTAAATTGCCATATTTTTTAATTATCTGAATCTCAGGAATATCAGATCTAGTTCGCAGCCTATTTTGCAAAATTAGCAGGGTATTTTCAATGCCTTCGTGAATATCAACAGGTTTCTTTTCTGATTCATCTAGTCGCGAGAAGTTTCGTAAACTGAGAACTATTTCCCGAATTCTATCTGCTCCCATCTTCATCGAAGATAAGATTTTTAGTAAATCTTCGCTGAGAAAATCTAACTCGATTGCCTCTGTTTGTTGTTGAATTTCTAGTGCTGGCTGGGGATAGTATTTTTGGTAGAGGCGAACTAAATTTAAGACATCTTTGATATACTGAGTGGCGTAAGTGAGATTGCCGTAAATGAAGCTAATAGGATTGTTAATTTCATGGGCAACACCAGCTACCATTTGACCCAGAGAAGACATCTTTTCTGTATGAATTAGTTGAGATTGGGTTTGTCTGAGTTCCTTAAGAGCAAGTTCGAGCTGTTGAGCTTTTTGCTGGGCAATTGCTTCGGACTCTCTCAAAGAATCTTCTGCTTGTTTGCGATCGCTAATATCTTTTAGTGTACCCGTCATCCGCAGTGGTTTAGGAGATTTGAACTTAATAGCTTCTTGCTGATTTTCTCCAACTTCGGACATGGCTTCAAACTCATCACAAGTCACTACTTTACCGTGATTTAAAACCCATTTCCACTCCCCAGATTTTGTTAGCATTCGGTGTTCGGTTTCAAAAAAAGGCGTACTACCTGCTAAATGTTGTTTGAGAATTTGAATCACTTTCGGTCTATCTTCTGAATGCACGAGATGAAACCACGCTCTCGCTTCTCCGTTAATTTCATCCGCAGCATAGCCTAAAATCTGGCTCCACTGAGCGCTAAAATAAACTTCTCCCGTTACTAAATTCCAATCCCACAATCCTTGGTCGGTTCCTGCTAAAGCTAGCTGCAAGCGCTCTTCGCTTGCTTGCAGGGATGCCATTAATTCACTGCGTTCTACTTCCGCCTGTTTGTGTTCTGTAATATCAAAAATTGCTCCATTTAGCCATGAAACCTTTCCCAACCCATCAAAAATAGCTTGACCTTTATCGTAAACCCACCTGATATTACCGTCTTTATGTAATAGCCGATACTCGATAATATATGGTTGTTTCAAATCGACGGCTTTCTGAACTGTATCCTGTACTATTTCTCGATCTTCGGGAAGAATAAGGCTGGCAAAAGATTGCGTCCTACTATTAATAAAGTTTTTTGCTCGAAAGCCGCTAATAGCTTGTATGCCGTCACTCAGGAAAGCCATCGTTCGGTGAGGGTCGCACGCACACCTATAGACGGCTCCCGGAATGTTAGAAACTAGAGAGCTAAACTCTTCTTGCCTTGCTTGTAAAGCCTTTTCTGCTAGTTTGCGATCGGTGATATCCCGCGCAAAGGCACAATGATATTCTTTACCATTAAATTGCAGGTGATTGATGGTAATTTCGACAGGAAAAATCCGATTATGTTTAGTACGATGATGGGCTTCAATATTAACTGAACCGCAGCGCCTCATCACATTCCAGTGTAAATTCCACGCGGTTTCGGGAAAGTCTGGGTTGATGTCGTGAAAAGTCATTGTCAACAGCTCTTCTGGTGAATAACCAAGGGTGCGGGAAGCAGCATCATTGACGTATAATAATTTGGCATCGGAGCCGATCCAAAATACGGCATCGGCAGAACAATCAACGGAAAATTGGGTTAGTTGTAAGGTTTCTTCAGCGCGTTTGCGATCGGCAATTTCTTTTTGCAGTTGTTCATTGAGCCAGGTAAGTGCGGCCGTGCGATCGCTAACTCGCTGTTCTAATTCTGCATTCAAAACTCGAATTGCTTCTTCTGCTTCTTCATGTTCTTGAATTTTCTTTGCTAGAGCAAGGTTTGTCGCTTCTAACTGAGATGGACTTGACAGGGCCAAGGCTTTGGGGATCAGCGGTATCATCAATCCGGCTGTGGATAGGGAAATGACGGCTGTTAAAGCTTTCAGGGAGCCAGAGAGCCAGTAGGCAGGATACCACAGGGTCAGAATTTCCATGATATGTCCTGTAGCGCAGGCGATAATGAAGGCTCCGAATAACAGGAACATCCAGTTAAATGGTAAATCTCGCCGTTTTTGGACAAAATAGAGGAGTAGCAGCGGAATTGAATAGTATGCTACTGCTATCAGCAAATCTGAGATGACGTGCAGCCAGATTAATCCGGGATTCCACAGATAGCATCTTCCGTGAGGCATAAAATCTACTGACAAAAAACTTTTTAATAGTTGCTGCATAAAGTTCTTTTCATAAGACATAACCGCAAAACCCCATGGACTTTAGTCAAGGAAGGAAAGAAGCAGCAGGGTTGCTTACTTCCAGGTTTGTTCCTGTTGAGGAACTAAATTTAATTATCCTATTTTTTATATTAAAATGTTTATAGTTTTATGTATTTTATCAACGTTTTATAGCAACTGCCAAGGCGGTTTAAGAGGGGCTCTGGCGCAGGGGCTAGGGGCTAGGGAAGACGGAAGAAGGGTTTAGAATCAGGGTTTTAAATTTAGAATGTCTTAACTGCCTTGGCAACTGCTATAATTAGCAATTAGCCAGTTCTGATACAACTGAAAATGACTTAATTATAGCAACCGCTTTCGTCGGTTAAGACGTTCTGAGTTCGACCAAACTCACTGATTCTATTCCCTTCTTCCCCTTCTTTCCTCTTCTTTCCCTTCTTCCCCTTCTTCCCCTTCTTCCCCCTTCTTTCCCTTCTTCCCCTTCTTCCCCTTCTTCCCCCTTCTTTCCCTTCTTCCCCTAGCCCCTAGCCCCTAACCCCTAACCCCTTCTTTCCCTAGCCCCTAGCCCCTAACCGCTGAAAGCGGTTGCTATCTTTCCGCCGCACTGGAATGGCGATCGCAAAGGTAGCGCCACAGCCAGGTTCTGAGATGCACTTGAAAACGCCACCGTGCTTCTGGACAATAATCTGATAACTGATAGACAAGCCTAAACCAGTACCTTTACCCACCGGTTTTGTGGTAAAGAAAGGGTCAAATATCCGACGGCGCACCTCCTGGGACATTCCTGGACCATTATCGGTAATCCAAATTAGCACAAATTCAGGATTGGGGAGTTTTGAGTCCTCAGTCCCCAGTTCCCCGTCTGTAGTCAAT from Kamptonema formosum PCC 6407 encodes:
- a CDS encoding ATP-binding protein → MPSTAFSSRKLPLRFVLVGPFLLQIFAAVGLTGWLSLRNGQKAVNDVATQLRSEISNRIEQNLHTYLASAHQVNQSLAATINLNLLDVQNQNGLERYFWHQLQVFESVNAIYFGNPLGGLALVQRHEDDKLFIRATEGFVSGKFFWYSTDSFGNRKKLEKVTPVFDARTRPWYKAALAARKPTWSAPFLVFGRNNLGITASQPVYNSTGKLIGVLGTQLLDSETRDFLNSLKIGKSGKTFIMERSGLIVASSTSEKPFLVSKDGKVDRMKATESSVPLIRVSSQYLIDNFGLSKINTNQQLTFNLGGKQQFLQVTPFKDGRGIDWLIVVAVPEADFMDQINANTRTTIFLCFLALLMAATIGIFTSGWIAEPILRLRNASQAIASGKLNQKVEIEGIGELDILAESFNLMAQQLQESFTALENTNEELEQRVNERTAALRESEALLNQTQRIAKVGGWEMNLETQELTWTEEVYHIYEVDLDFQLTPESVMAFYPSESIEILEKASLQAMANKEPFDVELQFVTAIKNQRWVHVLGQPHYKNDIPFKLKGTFQDITDRKNAEVTLQEAKLAADAANQAKSEFLANMSHELRTPLNGILGYAQILQRDSSLTPKQLAEINIIYKCGSHLLTLINDILDLSKIEARKMELYPSSFYFLGFLQVVSEICRIKAEQKGISFICNFDAALPYVVEADEKRLRQVLVNLLGNAVKFTDAGAVTFKVAVVDLISVESTTSTLTNINTIRFQIEDTGVGMTSEQMQKIFQPFEQVGDTRRMVEGTGLGLAISLKIIEMMGSSIKVASKSQAGSQFWFDLALPSSGEAETLLTTEPTQTILGFTGDKRKILIVDDRWENRSVIVNLLKPIGFIVAEAANGLEGLDRVRELSPDVIITDLVMPKMDGFQLVRRLRESPEFREIVVIVSSASVFETDQYNSLDAGADAFLPKPVQISDLFGLLEQFLGISWLYRDSVELPSPTAKTIKENLALSPTVIIVPPPSEKIDILYDLIMKGNLKEILKQAENLKALDANFIPFADRLCEFAKKFQEKQLKSFISQYTQKD
- a CDS encoding PAS domain-containing protein; amino-acid sequence: MQQLLKSFLSVDFMPHGRCYLWNPGLIWLHVISDLLIAVAYYSIPLLLLYFVQKRRDLPFNWMFLLFGAFIIACATGHIMEILTLWYPAYWLSGSLKALTAVISLSTAGLMIPLIPKALALSSPSQLEATNLALAKKIQEHEEAEEAIRVLNAELEQRVSDRTAALTWLNEQLQKEIADRKRAEETLQLTQFSVDCSADAVFWIGSDAKLLYVNDAASRTLGYSPEELLTMTFHDINPDFPETAWNLHWNVMRRCGSVNIEAHHRTKHNRIFPVEITINHLQFNGKEYHCAFARDITDRKLAEKALQARQEEFSSLVSNIPGAVYRCACDPHRTMAFLSDGIQAISGFRAKNFINSRTQSFASLILPEDREIVQDTVQKAVDLKQPYIIEYRLLHKDGNIRWVYDKGQAIFDGLGKVSWLNGAIFDITEHKQAEVERSELMASLQASEERLQLALAGTDQGLWDWNLVTGEVYFSAQWSQILGYAADEINGEARAWFHLVHSEDRPKVIQILKQHLAGSTPFFETEHRMLTKSGEWKWVLNHGKVVTCDEFEAMSEVGENQQEAIKFKSPKPLRMTGTLKDISDRKQAEDSLRESEAIAQQKAQQLELALKELRQTQSQLIHTEKMSSLGQMVAGVAHEINNPISFIYGNLTYATQYIKDVLNLVRLYQKYYPQPALEIQQQTEAIELDFLSEDLLKILSSMKMGADRIREIVLSLRNFSRLDESEKKPVDIHEGIENTLLILQNRLRTRSDIPEIQIIKKYGNLPKVECYAGQLNQVFMNLLSNAIDALEEFYRQKECRSYFDESGLSSFAVRGGPMILIRTELVEESVISIRIADNGQGMTEEVSHRLFDPFFTTKPVGKGTGLGLSISYQIVVEKHGGKLRCNSVLGQGSEFAIEIPLKC